The Cyclopterus lumpus isolate fCycLum1 chromosome 6, fCycLum1.pri, whole genome shotgun sequence genome contains a region encoding:
- the plekhg7 gene encoding pleckstrin homology domain-containing family G member 7 isoform X1: MSSLKHVILQEKDQDAEKKLDWSYIEWVENVVTTGVANAQTQTDWGPFQHKECQTSSPIIMHIDLTRTHSKLRHSSLGDTDGLVAPFIQFDRQAPARISTSPTLRRMRSTRRPLMDSRDPVMMEITQEEPSSGSTPPPIKPLSPVHRVKSPLAASPLSDGEIWPDAQPFSLSGRQRTRSHRSKTFDNGINSTGQECHSAHPTLIKDFGFPDSGVQEKEHCHNRLHERRRSSVVVSLPGLDVSPGDLFVSNGAADILNGSNFSDTKKSKWPFSRRSTTKGKTQTGTASDIEKYLSSSKIQDWRDPDLQRYKDYSLAEFLRDQSSQVTAASDPHGFKRQEAIWELFTSECVYFLDQLMVLKEVFLATLTNLQMRNCLADVDSWRLFANLNELCLVSSGFLNNLLRVIKDTLEITEDGGPALLELLSKAFQESLCHCLQTYCLNYSTALLYLDSLKPREDFGSYVKWCERNEQCRRLQLRDLLVAPLQRLTRYPLLLRNIAKRCQREDEAGGLQVITEQVDTSICDLEGKVKWLDNYQKVKQLRDAVVWLPVWERDKRAFIPENLKHLLKAVTLENLISHRSLLHEGKVVLTENTKLIDVYLFLFDEFLLITKIKRNKKRPIGPEQNPLRMPQNQELDQRLKEGCTFTVLDQPVSLDRLQLKNIDQLNASASGLPHSFIIMHQNRYQQCIGAFILQAASESAKRVWMSKIEGAVTALLKLVSQQPAVKSSSLWLESSQI; the protein is encoded by the exons ATGTCTTCGCTGAAGCACGTTATCCTACAGGAGAAGGACCAGGATGCTGAGAAGAAGCTGGACTGGAGTTACATCGAGTGGGTTGAAAATGTTGTCACCACAGGTGTGGCGAATGCACAGACCCAAACAGACTGGGGGCCTTTTCAGCACAAGGAGTGCCAGACCAGCAGCCCGATCATAATGCACATAGATCTCACACGGACACACTCCAAGCTGAGACATTCTTCCCTGGGGGACACTGACGGCCTGGTGGCGCCTTTCATCCAGTTTGACCGGCAGGCCCCAGCCCGCATCTCCACGTCTCCCACcttgaggaggatgaggagcaccAGACGTCCTCTGATGGATTCCCGGGATCCTGTCATGATGGAGATCACTCAGGAGGAGCCTTCCTCAGGGAGCACACCGCCCCCCATAAAGCCCCTGTCCCCAGTACACAGAGTCAAGTCTCCTCTTGCAGCAAGCCCCCTCTCCGATGGAGAGATCTGGCCCGATGCTCAGCCCTTTTCACTCTCCGGCCGCCAGAGAACCCGATCGCATAGATCAAAGACATTTGACAACGGTATCAATTCCACGGGACAAGAATGTCACAGTGCTCATCCTACGCTCATTAAAGATTTTGGATTTCCAGATAGTGGAGTACAG GAGAAAGAGCATTGCCATAATAG GCTTCACGAAAGGAGACGGAGCTCCGTGGTGGTCAGCTTGCCCGGATTGGACGTTTCACCAGGAGACCTTTTTGTATCCAATGGAGCAGCTGACATATTAAACGGTTCAAACTTCTCTG ATACTAAGAAGTCCAAGTGGCCCTTCTCAAGGCGTAGTACG ACTAAAGGgaagacacagacaggcacagcATCAGATATTGAAAAATATCTCTCGTCATCAAAGATTCAAGACTGGAGAGACCCTGACCTTCAGAGGTATAAG GACTACTCTCTGGCGGAGTTCCTGCGGGACCAGTCTTCCCAGGTTACCGCCGCCTCTGACCCTCATGGCTTCAAGAGGCAAGAGGCCATCTGGGAGCTGTTCACCAGCGAGTGCGTTTATTTCCTGGATCAGCTAATGGTTCTCAAAGAG GTGTTTTTGGCTACACTCACAAACCTGCAGATGAGGAACTGCCTGGCTGATGTCGACTCATGGAGGCTCTTTGCGAACCTCAATGAGCTTTGCCTG GTGAGCTCTGGTTTCCTGAACAACCTCCTCCGCGTCATCAAGGACACGTTGGAGATTACGGAGGATGGCGGGCCCgccctgctggagctgctgagcAAA GCTTTCCAGGAGAGCTTATGTCACTGCTTGCAGACGTACTGCCTTAACTACTCCACAGCTCTGCTTTATCTGGACAGCCTGAAGCCCAGAGAGGACTTTGGATCTTACGTGAAG TGGTGTGAGAGGAACGAACAGTGCCGAAGGCTGCAGCTGCGTGACCTGTTGGTGGCGCCGCTGCAGAGGCTCACTCGATACCCTCTGTTGTTGCGGAATATTGCGAAGAGATGCCAGAGGGAGGACGAGGCCGGAGGCCTGCAGGTTATAACGGAGCAAGTGGACACATCGATAT GTGATTTAGAGGGAAAGGTGAAATGGCTGGATAACTACCAGAAGGTGAAACAGTTGAGAGATGCCGTGGTGTGGCTGCCTGTATGGGAGAGAGACAAGCGGGCCTTCATCCCTGAG AATCTGAAACATCTCTTAAAGGCTGTCACTCTGGAGAATCTCATTTCTCACAGAAGTCTGCTGCATGAAGGGAAAGTGGTGCTCACAG AGAACACCAAGCTGATCGATGTTTATCTGTTCCTGTTTGATGAATTCCTGCTGATCACAAAGATAAAGAGAAACAAGAAG CGGCCTATTGGTCCAGAACAAAATCCTCTCAGGATGCCACAGAACCAGGAGCTGGATCAGCGCCTGAAGGAGGGATGCACCTTCACGGTTCTGGACCAACCCGTCTCTCTGGACCGACTACAGCTCAAGAACATCGATCAGCTCAATGCTTCGG CATCGGGGCTGCCTCATTCGTTTATAATCATGCACCAGAACCGCTACCAGCAGTGCATCGGTGCATTCATCCTGCAAGCTGCGTCAGAGTCTGCCAAG AGAGTGTGGATGTCAAAGATAGAGGGTGCTGTCACGGCGCTGCTGAAGCTGGTCTCTCAGCAGCCTGCAGTCAAGAGCTCCTCCCTGTGGCTGGAGTCTTCACAGATATGA
- the plekhg7 gene encoding pleckstrin homology domain-containing family G member 7 isoform X2 → MSSLKHVILQEKDQDAEKKLDWSYIEWVENVVTTGVANAQTQTDWGPFQHKECQTSSPIIMHIDLTRTHSKLRHSSLGDTDGLVAPFIQFDRQAPARISTSPTLRRMRSTRRPLMDSRDPVMMEITQEEPSSGSTPPPIKPLSPVHRVKSPLAASPLSDGEIWPDAQPFSLSGRQRTRSHRSKTFDNGINSTGQECHSAHPTLIKDFGFPDSGVQEKEHCHNRLHERRRSSVVVSLPGLDVSPGDLFVSNGAADILNDTKKSKWPFSRRSTTKGKTQTGTASDIEKYLSSSKIQDWRDPDLQRYKDYSLAEFLRDQSSQVTAASDPHGFKRQEAIWELFTSECVYFLDQLMVLKEVFLATLTNLQMRNCLADVDSWRLFANLNELCLVSSGFLNNLLRVIKDTLEITEDGGPALLELLSKAFQESLCHCLQTYCLNYSTALLYLDSLKPREDFGSYVKWCERNEQCRRLQLRDLLVAPLQRLTRYPLLLRNIAKRCQREDEAGGLQVITEQVDTSICDLEGKVKWLDNYQKVKQLRDAVVWLPVWERDKRAFIPENLKHLLKAVTLENLISHRSLLHEGKVVLTENTKLIDVYLFLFDEFLLITKIKRNKKRPIGPEQNPLRMPQNQELDQRLKEGCTFTVLDQPVSLDRLQLKNIDQLNASASGLPHSFIIMHQNRYQQCIGAFILQAASESAKRVWMSKIEGAVTALLKLVSQQPAVKSSSLWLESSQI, encoded by the exons ATGTCTTCGCTGAAGCACGTTATCCTACAGGAGAAGGACCAGGATGCTGAGAAGAAGCTGGACTGGAGTTACATCGAGTGGGTTGAAAATGTTGTCACCACAGGTGTGGCGAATGCACAGACCCAAACAGACTGGGGGCCTTTTCAGCACAAGGAGTGCCAGACCAGCAGCCCGATCATAATGCACATAGATCTCACACGGACACACTCCAAGCTGAGACATTCTTCCCTGGGGGACACTGACGGCCTGGTGGCGCCTTTCATCCAGTTTGACCGGCAGGCCCCAGCCCGCATCTCCACGTCTCCCACcttgaggaggatgaggagcaccAGACGTCCTCTGATGGATTCCCGGGATCCTGTCATGATGGAGATCACTCAGGAGGAGCCTTCCTCAGGGAGCACACCGCCCCCCATAAAGCCCCTGTCCCCAGTACACAGAGTCAAGTCTCCTCTTGCAGCAAGCCCCCTCTCCGATGGAGAGATCTGGCCCGATGCTCAGCCCTTTTCACTCTCCGGCCGCCAGAGAACCCGATCGCATAGATCAAAGACATTTGACAACGGTATCAATTCCACGGGACAAGAATGTCACAGTGCTCATCCTACGCTCATTAAAGATTTTGGATTTCCAGATAGTGGAGTACAG GAGAAAGAGCATTGCCATAATAG GCTTCACGAAAGGAGACGGAGCTCCGTGGTGGTCAGCTTGCCCGGATTGGACGTTTCACCAGGAGACCTTTTTGTATCCAATGGAGCAGCTGACATATTAAACG ATACTAAGAAGTCCAAGTGGCCCTTCTCAAGGCGTAGTACG ACTAAAGGgaagacacagacaggcacagcATCAGATATTGAAAAATATCTCTCGTCATCAAAGATTCAAGACTGGAGAGACCCTGACCTTCAGAGGTATAAG GACTACTCTCTGGCGGAGTTCCTGCGGGACCAGTCTTCCCAGGTTACCGCCGCCTCTGACCCTCATGGCTTCAAGAGGCAAGAGGCCATCTGGGAGCTGTTCACCAGCGAGTGCGTTTATTTCCTGGATCAGCTAATGGTTCTCAAAGAG GTGTTTTTGGCTACACTCACAAACCTGCAGATGAGGAACTGCCTGGCTGATGTCGACTCATGGAGGCTCTTTGCGAACCTCAATGAGCTTTGCCTG GTGAGCTCTGGTTTCCTGAACAACCTCCTCCGCGTCATCAAGGACACGTTGGAGATTACGGAGGATGGCGGGCCCgccctgctggagctgctgagcAAA GCTTTCCAGGAGAGCTTATGTCACTGCTTGCAGACGTACTGCCTTAACTACTCCACAGCTCTGCTTTATCTGGACAGCCTGAAGCCCAGAGAGGACTTTGGATCTTACGTGAAG TGGTGTGAGAGGAACGAACAGTGCCGAAGGCTGCAGCTGCGTGACCTGTTGGTGGCGCCGCTGCAGAGGCTCACTCGATACCCTCTGTTGTTGCGGAATATTGCGAAGAGATGCCAGAGGGAGGACGAGGCCGGAGGCCTGCAGGTTATAACGGAGCAAGTGGACACATCGATAT GTGATTTAGAGGGAAAGGTGAAATGGCTGGATAACTACCAGAAGGTGAAACAGTTGAGAGATGCCGTGGTGTGGCTGCCTGTATGGGAGAGAGACAAGCGGGCCTTCATCCCTGAG AATCTGAAACATCTCTTAAAGGCTGTCACTCTGGAGAATCTCATTTCTCACAGAAGTCTGCTGCATGAAGGGAAAGTGGTGCTCACAG AGAACACCAAGCTGATCGATGTTTATCTGTTCCTGTTTGATGAATTCCTGCTGATCACAAAGATAAAGAGAAACAAGAAG CGGCCTATTGGTCCAGAACAAAATCCTCTCAGGATGCCACAGAACCAGGAGCTGGATCAGCGCCTGAAGGAGGGATGCACCTTCACGGTTCTGGACCAACCCGTCTCTCTGGACCGACTACAGCTCAAGAACATCGATCAGCTCAATGCTTCGG CATCGGGGCTGCCTCATTCGTTTATAATCATGCACCAGAACCGCTACCAGCAGTGCATCGGTGCATTCATCCTGCAAGCTGCGTCAGAGTCTGCCAAG AGAGTGTGGATGTCAAAGATAGAGGGTGCTGTCACGGCGCTGCTGAAGCTGGTCTCTCAGCAGCCTGCAGTCAAGAGCTCCTCCCTGTGGCTGGAGTCTTCACAGATATGA